In Isosphaera pallida ATCC 43644, the sequence CGCGGATGATCGCGTTGCCTTCGTTGATGATCACGATTCGGTAGTGATCGGCGGGCAACTCGCCGATGGGACGAATCTCGACCCGGGTGTTGGGCCCGTTGGGACCGTTGACCAAGGAGACCGTGATCGGAACCTCGGTACCTGAGATACCGTCCAGGCCGAAGTCGCCATCCACCGGACTAGTAGAGCTGTCGGCTGAACGGATCAGACGGAACGCTCCGTTGGGGATCGGCTGAAGCTGTTCGGAGAAGTCGAACCGAATCACCGAGGGCGGGGTCGGAGCGCGTCCCACCGTGCCCACGGGGCCGGGAATCTCGAAGAACGACTTGTCGGGCCTCAGCACCGTTTCGCCGGTGTTGGGGTCGGTCGCCTCCAACTGCATGTCGGTGATGAACACCGGTTGCGATTGAATGACGAGATTGAGATCAATCAGGTTGATGAACGATTGGGCGCTGGGCACGATGGAGTTGCCCGCTGCATCGACCAGGCCGGGCAACGCGCGAAGCTGGTAGGACCCTGCGGGCAGACCTGGATTCAAGGTCATGTTGATCCGACCGGTGTAGCCATCGACCGGCGTGAACTCGCGTGGCGTGGGTGTGAACCGAATCGAGGAAATGAACCGGGTTAGGTCTTCGGGCTGGATCGGATTGCCATTGACATCGGAGACCCGGACTAGCCGGTAGTTGGCCAGGCTGATCGCGGCGCTGGGGTCCAGCGCGAAGTAATCGAGGTTGGCCGGGACTTCCAGAGCGGGCCGGGCGGCCACGATCGGGTCGAGAATCGAGAATTGGAACGAGGTGATCGAGGAGTAGGGGGCGGTGGTCACCGGCTGACCGTTGATGAGGGTCAGGTCGGGACGAACCAACGGCCGCGAGGTGTCGATTCGCACCGAGGCGTTGAACACGGTGGCCAGACCGTTTTGCGGCGGGGCATCCAGAGCGCCGATGACACCAACCCGGATCAGGTGGAAGCCGTCCACCAGATCGTCGGGCACTTCGATGCGGAAGGTGCCGTTAGCGTCGGTGGTGGTCACGAGGTCGGTGGGCGAGGTGCCGAGCAAGCCCCGCCCGTTCGTACCGACCCGAAGCGCCAACAGGTCGTTGGGTTGACGCGAATTGATCTGAGCGACTACCACAAGATTGGCGACCCCGCCCAGCAACGAACTGCGGACCTGACCGATGAAGACCGGGCGGCGGTTGTTCGTGTTCTCGTCGCCTTGCACACCGGAGTCGCTGGCCGGTTCCAGTTGGAAGAAGGAGATTTCCGGCGCGGTGAGGATCAAGTTGCCCAGGTTGCGCACGAAGTTGCCGCCCGGCTCGCCGTTGCCCGAGGGCAGGAAGCCGAAGTTGGGGTTGATCTCGCCGTCTAGGCGGTTGCCCACCAAGTCGGTCACCGTGTCGAACAAGGTCAGCTGATAGGTGCCGCTGAGCAGTTCCGATTGCGGGACGTTGGTCAAGTCGAAGACCCAGCGGGTGCCGGTGATATCGCCAGCCTCCGGAGCGACCGTCATGCCGCTGAGATTGACCGGAACGCCGTTGCGGGTCAAACGCAGCGCCGAGGGAATCATCGTGGCGGGGTTGATCGCCTCGTTGAAGGCGAAGCTGATCCGACGGCTGCCGAAGCTGAATTCAGTGACGCGGGGGCCGGCGATGTCCTCAACTCGGAAGGGGATGGTCGCACCCACCAGAGGTTTGTTGTCAATCGAACGGATCGAGCCGTCCACGAGCTCGGCGACGTAGTCGCCATTGGGAGTGCGGCCCGGAGGAGCGGTCACGGTGATCGGCCAGCGGACGATCCGGGGGTTGTCGGGATCGACGATCGGCGCGCCGGTGAGAACCTGGATCGCCAACGGGGGTTGGGACGAGGTGGTGGCAGTGATTCGCAGGTCAGTGGCGTTGAGGGTGGCCGGATCGACCGGACGGTTGAAGGTGACGGTGAACAGACGAGGCAGCGAAGTGGCGGTGGCGTTGGCAGCCGGGATGGTCGAGAGGACGCGGAATTGATCGATCGCCTCCAAGGCGCGGGTCATGTCGGGGCGTCCGTACCCGCCTTGGAAGTTCCAGGGCTGGTTGTCCACGCCGGGGACCGTCGGCGAGGTGTTGTTGGCGAGGAAGATCGAAGCGGAACGGAGCGCGTCGAAAATCTCGTCGCGGGTGGAATTGGGGCTGAGTTGCCGCATCAAGGCCACGAGGGCTGCTAGGTTGGGAGCCGCCGCCGAGGTGCCGAAGAAGTTGGGGAACCCGTCGGGCTCGATGTCGGTTTGGCCCAGCGGACCGGGCGGGAAGAAGGAGGTGTTGCCTGCTTGAGGCGCGGAAAAATCAGGCTTGAGCAATCGAACCGGCTGAGGCAAACGGTTGCCGTTGGCGTCGAAGACTCGGGTCACTGGGCCGAATGCTGAGAAATCGGCCGAGATCAGCTGATCGGGACTGGCATAGGGAGCGGCCTCGAAATAATTGACCGCACCAACGCCGATCGCCTCGGGCGCGGTTCGCACGCCGAAGGCGGTTGGGAAAGTGGTTTCAGGACCGAACTGGATCGTGTTGTTGGGATCGACCACCAAATCGTTGAAGCTGCTGAACCGAACCCGTCCGGGCGCGACTCCCGCCTTGAGTTGGATCGAGACGAACAGTTGTTGGCCGCCCGGGAAAAGGACGACCTCCAAGGGCACGCCGGTTCCACCAGGCGCGCCGGGGAGGTTGTTGTCTACCCCACTGGCCACAATGTTGCCGTTGGCGTCGGTGATGAAGAAGTCGAGGTCGGTCGTAGCGTTGCCCCTCAAGCCGTCGAAGGGGTTGTCCCACTGGAACGAGAGCCGACCGCCGAAGGTACTGATCGGCAAACGGGTAACCGGCGGTCCCCCACCCGGATTGAAGTTGTGGTAAATGCCCGCGGGCAGTCCTTGGGGGGTGGCCTGCACCCCTCGGAACGGGCTTTCATAGCCCGAATTGGCCGAGTTGCCGCTGGCGCTGAGATAGATCACATTGTTGGTGATGGTCACATCGCGGGCGGCCTGGGCCACGATGCCGTCCTGGAACATCGGTTCATTCAAGAAACCGATATCGTCCACGATCACGTCCGAACCCGCTGAGGCCAGAACCCGGATGGCTTGAGCGAAATCCGAGATCGAGAAGCCAACCGAGTGGAAGAACAGTTCGGCTCCCGGCGCGATGTCGTGGATCAACTCCATCATCGCCCGGCCTTCGTCGGATTGATTGAAACCAACGTCGTTGAGAACCACGACATTGGGAGGCAGGTCGCCAGTGGCGATCGAATCGGCCAAACCGCCCTGGAACGAGTTGGCACTGTCGGAAATCACTCCCACCCGCACCCCGGTGCCGTCAACACCAAACTGGGCGCGGATGCCGGCGGCCACCGGCGGCAGACCCCCGGCGAAGACGTCGTCAGCCTGGTTGTTGGCAACCCCTTGTTGCAACCGCTGGGGCAGAATGCTGGGCATTAGGCTGGTCACGTTGGGCATCAACGCGACCGTTTCCAACTGCGCGATCGGTAGCCAACCCGAGACCGTGTTTCGCTCCGCGGAAGCGGAAGTCGAGCGGAACCCCAGATTCCGCAGCTGGTTGGTCAAGGTGGTGTGAGGGCCGGAACCCACCACCGTTAGGTGTACCTCGTCGCCCCGGATCGAGAGCACCTGAGTCAGTTCGGTCTGGAAGGGCTCGTTCGACCCGGAGAGCAAGTAAGACTTGTAAGCCCGGTTGAGACGAAACAAAAACGCGCCGCCTTTGGCCAGAGGCCCGGTTTGCAGCTCCTGGAACTCCTGGGTGCCGGGAATGATCGGCGTGAGGCTCAGCAGGGTCCGGTCTTCCAGATTCTCCACCCGGAAGAAACCGCGTCGCCGGGCCTTGAGCCCGCGTCGCCCCCGTCCGAAGATTCCACCCGCATCGTGGTTGCCGCTGCTCATCGTCAGACTCTCCCGACCTGAACTCCGTCCTGGCCGCCCGGCCAAGACCCGTTCCCGGCGCGTGTGTCCGTCGTTCGTGGTCCCAAAGATCGCCGTCCCGGTCGACCGGTCTCACCTCAACCGGATCTCCTGGCCATCCGGTTCCCTTCTACGCCTCGCTCGCCGCCTCATCGCGCTCGTCAGCACCACGCGTCGAAGCGAATCCGTCTACCGGATGAATGCATCCATCCATTGCATCATCCATTGTAGAAAGCTGGGAGTCAAGAGGGGGGTTGGAAAAAACCGAAGGGGGGGGTTGGTTTGGACCAACGCGGTGGATCCACGCCCGCCCGAGACAGCGTCGCATGCTAAACAGATCGGAGTTGGCCCCTGAGAAGGATTGACTGTTTCCTCCAAACCGCCTGGTTTGGCATGTCGGGTGGATCGGGTGCGCCGGTCGGGGTCAACGAGGCGAACGGGGCGATCGACCGGCCGGTTGGGGTTCAGCGGTTGACGCGGACGCCGAGGTGGGCGAGTGCTTCCACCAGGTTAGTGGTGTTGAATTCGTAGTGAACCGCCACTAGACCCTGTTTCCGGGCGGCTTGGACATTTTCTGCCAGGTCGTCTACGAACAGGCAGGCGGAGGGTGCGACCTTCATTGCTCGTAGCGCGTGGTCGTAGAAGGCGGGGTGGGGTTTCTTGACTCCGATCTGGTGGGACAGGATCAGGTGATCGAACTGGATGAATAGGTCGGCGTAGGTCTTGAGGAACCAGGAGGAGTGAAGTTCTCCGGTGTTGGAGCCCAGACCCAGGAGGTATCCGGCCGCCTTGAGGTCGCGGGCGAGTTGGGCGACGGGCGGGTTGAGCTCGAAGATCTCTTGGTATGCGGTGGCGAACTCCTCGAACGGGACCGACCAGCCGAGGATGGCGTTGAACTGAGCGGCCAGGGTTCGAGAGTCGATCCGTCCGCATTCGTAGTCGGCGTGAACCGTGGCGAAACCGCCTTGGTCGAGCCGTCGCAGCAGCTCGGGGGCTGACGCGCCTCGGGGCGCGCCCAAGCGGTCCAAGGCCCGATGGTAGTCGAAACGGGCCAAGACGTTACCGAAGTCGAATAGGACCGCTTCGATTGTCATGGTGAGGACACGCTGGGGGAAGGTCAGGGTTTTGCGGAGTCGAGGAGGCGAATACGCCGGAGCGGCTTGATTGGTTTTATGACGACCGCTTCCTGAGCTCAAGCCCGACCAGGCGGACGAGCTCGTGGGCGTGGCGGATCGAGGGCGATTCGTTTTATGGTGAGAGGGAGGGGGAGGACCGCGAGACAAGAAGAAACTCGCCCGGCTCCAAGGTTGGGGAGGGGCTTGAAGCCAGGCGAGGTCAGCGAAGCCGAGCAAAGAGAAACGGGTTGGTTTTAGGGAATCGAGAAGGTGAATTCGTCGCCCACCGCGTCGATCTCGATGGTTCCACCAGGGGCGGCGCGGCCGTCGATGAGGGCGGAGGCCAAGGGGTTGACCAACCGTTGCTGGATGATCCGCTTGAGGGGACGCGCGCCGAAGACCGGGTCGTAGCCCTCGCGGGCCAGCAGACGACGGGCGGCTGGGGTGACGTTGAGGGTCAAGCCTGCGCCGGCCAAACGCTTGACCAGCCGTTCGACCTGGATTTCGACGATGCGGGCGATCTCGTCGCGGCCCAGCGGGTGGAAGATGATCGTGTCGTCGATCCGGTTGAGGAATTCGGGCAGGAAAGCGGTTTTGAGGACCTCCATGACCCGCCCGCGTAGTTCCTTTTCGTCGGCGTCACGCTCGGCGAGTTCGGCAATGATCGGCGAGGCGAGGTTGCTGGTCATGATGATGACGGTGTTGCGGAAATCGACCGTGCGGCCGTGGCCGTCGGTGAGGCGTCCATCGTCAAGCACCTGAAGCAGCACGTTGAACACGTCGCGATGCGCTTTTTCGATCTCGTCGAGCAGCACGACCGAGTAAGGCCGCCGCCGCACCGCTTCAGTGAGCCGTCCCCCCTCCTCGTAGCCGACGTAGCCCGGAGGCGCTCCGATGAGCCGGGCGACATTGTGCCGCTCGCCGTATTCGGACATGTCGATGCGGACCATCGCCTGTTCGTCGTCGAAGAGGAACTCCGCCAGTGCTTTGGCCAGTTCGGTTTTGCCGACGCCGGTGGGTCCCAGGAACAAGAATGAACCGATGGGACGATTGGGGTCCTGCAGGTTGGCCCGGCTGCGGCGCACCGCATTGGCCACCGCC encodes:
- a CDS encoding HAD family hydrolase; translation: MTIEAVLFDFGNVLARFDYHRALDRLGAPRGASAPELLRRLDQGGFATVHADYECGRIDSRTLAAQFNAILGWSVPFEEFATAYQEIFELNPPVAQLARDLKAAGYLLGLGSNTGELHSSWFLKTYADLFIQFDHLILSHQIGVKKPHPAFYDHALRAMKVAPSACLFVDDLAENVQAARKQGLVAVHYEFNTTNLVEALAHLGVRVNR